In Populus trichocarpa isolate Nisqually-1 chromosome 16, P.trichocarpa_v4.1, whole genome shotgun sequence, a genomic segment contains:
- the LOC7465293 gene encoding uncharacterized protein LOC7465293 isoform X3 yields MSDKGEKTCPLCAEEMDLTDQQLKPCKCGYEICVWCWNHIMEMAGKDNSDGRCPACRIPYDKEKIVGMAANCERLVAEMNSERKLKSHKGKPKISEGRMHLSNVRVIQRNLVYIIGLPLNIADESLLQRREYFGQYGKVLKVSISRTATGAIQHSANNSCCVYITYGKEEEAVRCIQSVHSFVLEGRSLRACFGTTKYCHAWLKNMPCSIPDCLYLHDFGSEEDSFTKDDLVSAFTRSRVQQIIGATNNLHRRSGNVLPPPADECTDRNISLTAKHDSKTSNQNIMNWDSSSYAESGAGRSNTLHGAASWVTCVSGSLPPVTSFSSSGGTPNHKPETSHGPCALASEVVSTKSSGDVKRTILEGSCEVNPANLTLIDHLPCSPASQDSAGDTALPSAGTSPSKLTKPSCITSLDEDGNFHSDGDLQGLCSGLSSICTDGSLKDEYREPVTSEILISIHKLPKSQVSQQFVSEALRESSFSPTLKECAIVEDLLGFDDQEVQDFGSIHNQPPISSSPSSKQHLEQSWQQGKIHQCTVDVHPSILPPKHDEVAFPFRSGNTVLPNGLHGRQANGLTEWDRSSNHSSVLLEAGSGKCLEEHGNVASGDCKLDQDTDESSIISNILSMDSGVWEDSLTSPQNLVKFLADNDTQQSSLKIPCIRKPQESSQSRFSFARQDGFSNHLSNFEHSLENATNKSPVSNHIIENKEPWMDHYRSISSNITSVESNGFLRKHPFTSSSFSVSKTSTSPPPGFSVPSRAVPPGFLTHGAVHYDFDHSANHFLQNSAPLSRNIGISGDVEFIDPAIMEVGKGFLSARLSNPGFDAKPAFPPQFSPFDHDSELQMLMRQSISAQQNPRLSDHLRNRFSPPDDAYTISPMFLGQSPPNKSSSFTQLTAQQLRNMHMPNGSLGGGWNEVKNISDPCMPEFLGNGGLGFSKFVPSYEDLKYQMSGSSNLYNRGFAM; encoded by the exons ATGAGCGACAAGGGAGAGAAGACATGCCCATTGTGTGCTGAGGAGATGGATTTGACGGATCAGCAATTGAAGCCATGCAAATGTGGTTATGAG ATCTGTGTTTGGTGCTGGAACCACATTATGGAAATGGCTGGCAAGGATAATTCTGATGGTCGCTGCCCAGCTTGTCGTATACCATACGACAAAGAAAAGATAGTGGGGATGGCAGCAAACTGTGAAAG GCTAGTGGCTGAAATGAATTCAGAGCGAAAACTGAAGTCCCATAAAGGGAAGCCAAAAATATCTGAAGGGAGGATGCATCTAAGCAATGTTAGAGTCATTCAACGGAATCTAGTGTATATAATTGGATTACCTCTCAATATTGCAGATGAATCC CTTCTTCAGCGAAGAGAGTATTTTGGCCAATATGGAAAGGTTCTGAAGGTGTCTATTTCTCGAACCGCAACAGGGGCGATTCAACATTCTGCAAACAACAGCTGTTGTGT GTATATAACATATGGAAAAGAGGAGGAAGCAGTTCGTTGTATTCAATCAGTGCACAGTTTTGTCTTAGAAGGTAGATCCTTGAG GGCATGTTTTGGAACGACAAAATATTGCCATGCATGGCTGAAAAATATG CCTTGCAGCATTCCGGACTGTTTATATTTGCATGATTTTGGCTCCGAAGAAGATAGTTTTACAAAAGATGATTTAGTTTCAGCCTTTACAAG GAGTAGAGTACAACAAATTATTGGTGCTACAAATAATTTGCATCGGCGTTCAGGAAATGTTTTGCCACCCCCAGCAGATGAGTGCACTGATAGGAACATATCATTGACAGCCAAACATGATTCCAAAACTTCTAAC CAGAATATAATGAACTGGGATAGCAGTTCATATGCGGAAAGTGGTGCTGGAAGATCCAATACACTACATGGGGCAGCTTCATG GGTGACATGTGTCTCTGGCAGTTTGCCACCAGTTACAAGTTTTTCATCATCAGGTGGAACTCCCAATCATAAACCTGAAACATCACATGGTCCCTGTGCTCTTGCATCAGAAGTTGTGAGCACCAAAAGTTCTGGTGACGTAAAAAGAACCATACTTGAAGGAAGCTGTGAAGTGAATCCTGCCAATTTAACATTGATTGACCATTTACCTTGTTCTCCAGCATCTCAGGACAGTGCTGGAGATACTGCATTGCCATCAGCTGGAACAAGCCCTTCAAAACTCACCAAACCATCCTGTATTACCAGTCTGGATGAGGATGGGAATTTTCATTCGGATGGGGATCTTCAGGGACTATGTTCTGGGTTATCGTCAATTTGCACTGATGGTAGCCTTAAGGATGAGTACCGTGAACCTGTTACTTCagaaattttgatttctattcaTAAACTGCCCAAAAGTCAAGTCTCACAACAATTTGTGAGTGAGGCACTTAGAGAGTCTTCATTCTCGCCAACACTGAAAGAATGTGCTATTGTTGAGGATTTACTCGGTTTTGATGATCAGGAAGTCCAGGACTTTGGAAGCATCCATAATCAACCACCCATATCATCCTCACCTTCTTCAAAACAGCATTTGGAACAGTCCTGGCAGCAAGGCAAGATTCATCAATGCACTGTTGATGTACATCCAAGCATTCTTCCCCCTAAGCATGATGAGGTTGCTTTTCCATTCAGATCTGGCAACACAGTTTTGCCGAATGGATTGCATGGCAGACAAGCTAATGGCCTTACTGAGTGGGATAGATCTTCTAACCATTCTAGTGTCTTGTTAGAGGCAGGATCAGGGAAGTGCTTGGAAGAACATGGTAATGTGGCCAGTGGTGACTGTAAACTTGATCAAGATACAGATGAGAGCAGCATTATCTCAAATATTTTATCCATGGATTCTGGTGTGTGGGAAGATTCATTGACATCACCTCAGAATTTAGTTAAGTTCCTGGCTGATAATGATACACAACAAAGTTCCCTCAAAATACCATGCATACGAAAACCACAGGAGAGTAGTCAATCAAGGTTCTCATTTGCCAGGCAGGATGGTTTTTCCAATCATTTGTCTAATTTTGAACATTCTCTTGAAAATGCAACAAATAAATCTCCCGTCTCAAATCATATTATTGAAAACAAGGAACCTTGGATGGACCATTACCGTAGTATCTCTTCAAATATTACTTCTGTGGAATCAAATGGTTTTCTCAGGAAGCATCCTTTTACATCTTCTAGCTTTTCTG TTTCCAAAACTTCCACTTCTCCCCCTCCAGGATTCTCGGTGCCAAGCAGAGCTGTGCCTCCAGGATTTCTTACTCATGGGGCAGTACACTATGATTTTGACCATTCTG CAAATCATTTTCTACAAAACTCCGCTCCACTATCTAGGAATATTGGCATCTCCGGGGATGTTGAATTTATTGATCCTGCAATAATGGAAGTTGGCAAAGGATTTCTGTCAGCAAGGCTGAGTAATCCAGGCTTTGATGCAAAACCAGCTTTCCCCCCCCAGTTTAGTCCTTTTGATCATGATTCAGAGCTTCAAATGCTGATGCGGCAATCAATTTCTGCTCAGCAGAACCCCAGGTTGTCAGATCACTTAAGGAATAGATTCTCTCCACCAGATGATGCTTACACCATTTCACCTATGTTTCTTGGTCAATCTCCACCCAACAAATCATCGTCATTTACACAATTGACAGCTCAACAGCTTAGAAATATGCACATGCCAAATGGCAGTTTGGGTGGTGGTTGGAATGAGGTAAAAAACATTAGTGATCCTTGTATGCCAGAATTCCTGGGAAATGGAGGGTTGGGATTTAGCAAATTTGTTCCTAGCTATGAGGATTTGAAGTATCAAATGTCTGGTTCCAGCAATCTATACAACAGAGGATTTGCAATGTGA
- the LOC7465293 gene encoding uncharacterized protein LOC7465293 isoform X1: MAIMSDKGEKTCPLCAEEMDLTDQQLKPCKCGYEICVWCWNHIMEMAGKDNSDGRCPACRIPYDKEKIVGMAANCERLVAEMNSERKLKSHKGKPKISEGRMHLSNVRVIQRNLVYIIGLPLNIADESLLQRREYFGQYGKVLKVSISRTATGAIQHSANNSCCVYITYGKEEEAVRCIQSVHSFVLEGRSLRACFGTTKYCHAWLKNMPCSIPDCLYLHDFGSEEDSFTKDDLVSAFTRSRVQQIIGATNNLHRRSGNVLPPPADECTDRNISLTAKHDSKTSNQNIMNWDSSSYAESGAGRSNTLHGAASWVTCVSGSLPPVTSFSSSGGTPNHKPETSHGPCALASEVVSTKSSGDVKRTILEGSCEVNPANLTLIDHLPCSPASQDSAGDTALPSAGTSPSKLTKPSCITSLDEDGNFHSDGDLQGLCSGLSSICTDGSLKDEYREPVTSEILISIHKLPKSQVSQQFVSEALRESSFSPTLKECAIVEDLLGFDDQEVQDFGSIHNQPPISSSPSSKQHLEQSWQQGKIHQCTVDVHPSILPPKHDEVAFPFRSGNTVLPNGLHGRQANGLTEWDRSSNHSSVLLEAGSGKCLEEHGNVASGDCKLDQDTDESSIISNILSMDSGVWEDSLTSPQNLVKFLADNDTQQSSLKIPCIRKPQESSQSRFSFARQDGFSNHLSNFEHSLENATNKSPVSNHIIENKEPWMDHYRSISSNITSVESNGFLRKHPFTSSSFSVSKTSTSPPPGFSVPSRAVPPGFLTHGAVHYDFDHSANHFLQNSAPLSRNIGISGDVEFIDPAIMEVGKGFLSARLSNPGFDAKPAFPPQFSPFDHDSELQMLMRQSISAQQNPRLSDHLRNRFSPPDDAYTISPMFLGQSPPNKSSSFTQLTAQQLRNMHMPNGSLGGGWNEVKNISDPCMPEFLGNGGLGFSKFVPSYEDLKYQMSGSSNLYNRGFAM, encoded by the exons AT GGCAATCATGAGCGACAAGGGAGAGAAGACATGCCCATTGTGTGCTGAGGAGATGGATTTGACGGATCAGCAATTGAAGCCATGCAAATGTGGTTATGAG ATCTGTGTTTGGTGCTGGAACCACATTATGGAAATGGCTGGCAAGGATAATTCTGATGGTCGCTGCCCAGCTTGTCGTATACCATACGACAAAGAAAAGATAGTGGGGATGGCAGCAAACTGTGAAAG GCTAGTGGCTGAAATGAATTCAGAGCGAAAACTGAAGTCCCATAAAGGGAAGCCAAAAATATCTGAAGGGAGGATGCATCTAAGCAATGTTAGAGTCATTCAACGGAATCTAGTGTATATAATTGGATTACCTCTCAATATTGCAGATGAATCC CTTCTTCAGCGAAGAGAGTATTTTGGCCAATATGGAAAGGTTCTGAAGGTGTCTATTTCTCGAACCGCAACAGGGGCGATTCAACATTCTGCAAACAACAGCTGTTGTGT GTATATAACATATGGAAAAGAGGAGGAAGCAGTTCGTTGTATTCAATCAGTGCACAGTTTTGTCTTAGAAGGTAGATCCTTGAG GGCATGTTTTGGAACGACAAAATATTGCCATGCATGGCTGAAAAATATG CCTTGCAGCATTCCGGACTGTTTATATTTGCATGATTTTGGCTCCGAAGAAGATAGTTTTACAAAAGATGATTTAGTTTCAGCCTTTACAAG GAGTAGAGTACAACAAATTATTGGTGCTACAAATAATTTGCATCGGCGTTCAGGAAATGTTTTGCCACCCCCAGCAGATGAGTGCACTGATAGGAACATATCATTGACAGCCAAACATGATTCCAAAACTTCTAAC CAGAATATAATGAACTGGGATAGCAGTTCATATGCGGAAAGTGGTGCTGGAAGATCCAATACACTACATGGGGCAGCTTCATG GGTGACATGTGTCTCTGGCAGTTTGCCACCAGTTACAAGTTTTTCATCATCAGGTGGAACTCCCAATCATAAACCTGAAACATCACATGGTCCCTGTGCTCTTGCATCAGAAGTTGTGAGCACCAAAAGTTCTGGTGACGTAAAAAGAACCATACTTGAAGGAAGCTGTGAAGTGAATCCTGCCAATTTAACATTGATTGACCATTTACCTTGTTCTCCAGCATCTCAGGACAGTGCTGGAGATACTGCATTGCCATCAGCTGGAACAAGCCCTTCAAAACTCACCAAACCATCCTGTATTACCAGTCTGGATGAGGATGGGAATTTTCATTCGGATGGGGATCTTCAGGGACTATGTTCTGGGTTATCGTCAATTTGCACTGATGGTAGCCTTAAGGATGAGTACCGTGAACCTGTTACTTCagaaattttgatttctattcaTAAACTGCCCAAAAGTCAAGTCTCACAACAATTTGTGAGTGAGGCACTTAGAGAGTCTTCATTCTCGCCAACACTGAAAGAATGTGCTATTGTTGAGGATTTACTCGGTTTTGATGATCAGGAAGTCCAGGACTTTGGAAGCATCCATAATCAACCACCCATATCATCCTCACCTTCTTCAAAACAGCATTTGGAACAGTCCTGGCAGCAAGGCAAGATTCATCAATGCACTGTTGATGTACATCCAAGCATTCTTCCCCCTAAGCATGATGAGGTTGCTTTTCCATTCAGATCTGGCAACACAGTTTTGCCGAATGGATTGCATGGCAGACAAGCTAATGGCCTTACTGAGTGGGATAGATCTTCTAACCATTCTAGTGTCTTGTTAGAGGCAGGATCAGGGAAGTGCTTGGAAGAACATGGTAATGTGGCCAGTGGTGACTGTAAACTTGATCAAGATACAGATGAGAGCAGCATTATCTCAAATATTTTATCCATGGATTCTGGTGTGTGGGAAGATTCATTGACATCACCTCAGAATTTAGTTAAGTTCCTGGCTGATAATGATACACAACAAAGTTCCCTCAAAATACCATGCATACGAAAACCACAGGAGAGTAGTCAATCAAGGTTCTCATTTGCCAGGCAGGATGGTTTTTCCAATCATTTGTCTAATTTTGAACATTCTCTTGAAAATGCAACAAATAAATCTCCCGTCTCAAATCATATTATTGAAAACAAGGAACCTTGGATGGACCATTACCGTAGTATCTCTTCAAATATTACTTCTGTGGAATCAAATGGTTTTCTCAGGAAGCATCCTTTTACATCTTCTAGCTTTTCTG TTTCCAAAACTTCCACTTCTCCCCCTCCAGGATTCTCGGTGCCAAGCAGAGCTGTGCCTCCAGGATTTCTTACTCATGGGGCAGTACACTATGATTTTGACCATTCTG CAAATCATTTTCTACAAAACTCCGCTCCACTATCTAGGAATATTGGCATCTCCGGGGATGTTGAATTTATTGATCCTGCAATAATGGAAGTTGGCAAAGGATTTCTGTCAGCAAGGCTGAGTAATCCAGGCTTTGATGCAAAACCAGCTTTCCCCCCCCAGTTTAGTCCTTTTGATCATGATTCAGAGCTTCAAATGCTGATGCGGCAATCAATTTCTGCTCAGCAGAACCCCAGGTTGTCAGATCACTTAAGGAATAGATTCTCTCCACCAGATGATGCTTACACCATTTCACCTATGTTTCTTGGTCAATCTCCACCCAACAAATCATCGTCATTTACACAATTGACAGCTCAACAGCTTAGAAATATGCACATGCCAAATGGCAGTTTGGGTGGTGGTTGGAATGAGGTAAAAAACATTAGTGATCCTTGTATGCCAGAATTCCTGGGAAATGGAGGGTTGGGATTTAGCAAATTTGTTCCTAGCTATGAGGATTTGAAGTATCAAATGTCTGGTTCCAGCAATCTATACAACAGAGGATTTGCAATGTGA
- the LOC7465293 gene encoding uncharacterized protein LOC7465293 isoform X4, with amino-acid sequence MAIMSDKGEKTCPLCAEEMDLTDQQLKPCKCGYEICVWCWNHIMEMAGKDNSDGRCPACRIPYDKEKIVGMAANCERLVAEMNSERKLKSHKGKPKISEGRMHLSNVRVIQRNLVYIIGLPLNIADESLLQRREYFGQYGKVLKVSISRTATGAIQHSANNSCCVYITYGKEEEAVRCIQSVHSFVLEGRSLRACFGTTKYCHAWLKNMPCSIPDCLYLHDFGSEEDSFTKDDLVSAFTRSRVQQIIGATNNLHRRSGNVLPPPADECTDRNISLTAKHDSKTSNQNIMNWDSSSYAESGAGRSNTLHGAASWVTCVSGSLPPVTSFSSSGGTPNHKPETSHGPCALASEVVSTKSSGDVKRTILEGSCEVNPANLTLIDHLPCSPASQDSAGDTALPSAGTSPSKLTKPSCITSLDEDGNFHSDGDLQGLCSGLSSICTDGSLKDEYREPVTSEILISIHKLPKSQVSQQFVSEALRESSFSPTLKECAIVEDLLGFDDQEVQDFGSIHNQPPISSSPSSKQHLEQSWQQGKIHQCTVDVHPSILPPKHDEVAFPFRSGNTVLPNGLHGRQANGLTEWDRSSNHSSVLLEAGSGKCLEEHGNVASGDCKLDQDTDESSIISNILSMDSGVWEDSLTSPQNLVKFLADNDTQQSSLKIPCIRKPQESSQSRFSFARQDGFSNHLSNFEHSLENATNKSPVSNHIIENKEPWMDHYRSISSNITSVESNGFLRKHPFTSSSFSGFSVPSRAVPPGFLTHGAVHYDFDHSANHFLQNSAPLSRNIGISGDVEFIDPAIMEVGKGFLSARLSNPGFDAKPAFPPQFSPFDHDSELQMLMRQSISAQQNPRLSDHLRNRFSPPDDAYTISPMFLGQSPPNKSSSFTQLTAQQLRNMHMPNGSLGGGWNEVKNISDPCMPEFLGNGGLGFSKFVPSYEDLKYQMSGSSNLYNRGFAM; translated from the exons AT GGCAATCATGAGCGACAAGGGAGAGAAGACATGCCCATTGTGTGCTGAGGAGATGGATTTGACGGATCAGCAATTGAAGCCATGCAAATGTGGTTATGAG ATCTGTGTTTGGTGCTGGAACCACATTATGGAAATGGCTGGCAAGGATAATTCTGATGGTCGCTGCCCAGCTTGTCGTATACCATACGACAAAGAAAAGATAGTGGGGATGGCAGCAAACTGTGAAAG GCTAGTGGCTGAAATGAATTCAGAGCGAAAACTGAAGTCCCATAAAGGGAAGCCAAAAATATCTGAAGGGAGGATGCATCTAAGCAATGTTAGAGTCATTCAACGGAATCTAGTGTATATAATTGGATTACCTCTCAATATTGCAGATGAATCC CTTCTTCAGCGAAGAGAGTATTTTGGCCAATATGGAAAGGTTCTGAAGGTGTCTATTTCTCGAACCGCAACAGGGGCGATTCAACATTCTGCAAACAACAGCTGTTGTGT GTATATAACATATGGAAAAGAGGAGGAAGCAGTTCGTTGTATTCAATCAGTGCACAGTTTTGTCTTAGAAGGTAGATCCTTGAG GGCATGTTTTGGAACGACAAAATATTGCCATGCATGGCTGAAAAATATG CCTTGCAGCATTCCGGACTGTTTATATTTGCATGATTTTGGCTCCGAAGAAGATAGTTTTACAAAAGATGATTTAGTTTCAGCCTTTACAAG GAGTAGAGTACAACAAATTATTGGTGCTACAAATAATTTGCATCGGCGTTCAGGAAATGTTTTGCCACCCCCAGCAGATGAGTGCACTGATAGGAACATATCATTGACAGCCAAACATGATTCCAAAACTTCTAAC CAGAATATAATGAACTGGGATAGCAGTTCATATGCGGAAAGTGGTGCTGGAAGATCCAATACACTACATGGGGCAGCTTCATG GGTGACATGTGTCTCTGGCAGTTTGCCACCAGTTACAAGTTTTTCATCATCAGGTGGAACTCCCAATCATAAACCTGAAACATCACATGGTCCCTGTGCTCTTGCATCAGAAGTTGTGAGCACCAAAAGTTCTGGTGACGTAAAAAGAACCATACTTGAAGGAAGCTGTGAAGTGAATCCTGCCAATTTAACATTGATTGACCATTTACCTTGTTCTCCAGCATCTCAGGACAGTGCTGGAGATACTGCATTGCCATCAGCTGGAACAAGCCCTTCAAAACTCACCAAACCATCCTGTATTACCAGTCTGGATGAGGATGGGAATTTTCATTCGGATGGGGATCTTCAGGGACTATGTTCTGGGTTATCGTCAATTTGCACTGATGGTAGCCTTAAGGATGAGTACCGTGAACCTGTTACTTCagaaattttgatttctattcaTAAACTGCCCAAAAGTCAAGTCTCACAACAATTTGTGAGTGAGGCACTTAGAGAGTCTTCATTCTCGCCAACACTGAAAGAATGTGCTATTGTTGAGGATTTACTCGGTTTTGATGATCAGGAAGTCCAGGACTTTGGAAGCATCCATAATCAACCACCCATATCATCCTCACCTTCTTCAAAACAGCATTTGGAACAGTCCTGGCAGCAAGGCAAGATTCATCAATGCACTGTTGATGTACATCCAAGCATTCTTCCCCCTAAGCATGATGAGGTTGCTTTTCCATTCAGATCTGGCAACACAGTTTTGCCGAATGGATTGCATGGCAGACAAGCTAATGGCCTTACTGAGTGGGATAGATCTTCTAACCATTCTAGTGTCTTGTTAGAGGCAGGATCAGGGAAGTGCTTGGAAGAACATGGTAATGTGGCCAGTGGTGACTGTAAACTTGATCAAGATACAGATGAGAGCAGCATTATCTCAAATATTTTATCCATGGATTCTGGTGTGTGGGAAGATTCATTGACATCACCTCAGAATTTAGTTAAGTTCCTGGCTGATAATGATACACAACAAAGTTCCCTCAAAATACCATGCATACGAAAACCACAGGAGAGTAGTCAATCAAGGTTCTCATTTGCCAGGCAGGATGGTTTTTCCAATCATTTGTCTAATTTTGAACATTCTCTTGAAAATGCAACAAATAAATCTCCCGTCTCAAATCATATTATTGAAAACAAGGAACCTTGGATGGACCATTACCGTAGTATCTCTTCAAATATTACTTCTGTGGAATCAAATGGTTTTCTCAGGAAGCATCCTTTTACATCTTCTAGCTTTTCTG GATTCTCGGTGCCAAGCAGAGCTGTGCCTCCAGGATTTCTTACTCATGGGGCAGTACACTATGATTTTGACCATTCTG CAAATCATTTTCTACAAAACTCCGCTCCACTATCTAGGAATATTGGCATCTCCGGGGATGTTGAATTTATTGATCCTGCAATAATGGAAGTTGGCAAAGGATTTCTGTCAGCAAGGCTGAGTAATCCAGGCTTTGATGCAAAACCAGCTTTCCCCCCCCAGTTTAGTCCTTTTGATCATGATTCAGAGCTTCAAATGCTGATGCGGCAATCAATTTCTGCTCAGCAGAACCCCAGGTTGTCAGATCACTTAAGGAATAGATTCTCTCCACCAGATGATGCTTACACCATTTCACCTATGTTTCTTGGTCAATCTCCACCCAACAAATCATCGTCATTTACACAATTGACAGCTCAACAGCTTAGAAATATGCACATGCCAAATGGCAGTTTGGGTGGTGGTTGGAATGAGGTAAAAAACATTAGTGATCCTTGTATGCCAGAATTCCTGGGAAATGGAGGGTTGGGATTTAGCAAATTTGTTCCTAGCTATGAGGATTTGAAGTATCAAATGTCTGGTTCCAGCAATCTATACAACAGAGGATTTGCAATGTGA